The Zestosphaera sp. genome includes a window with the following:
- a CDS encoding ABC transporter permease subunit, which yields MSRNLLARKLKNYLMTSLTLLTSALAVIPLASILHAAIVEGGRTLLEAGVNFLMELPPTPLSSSVGGVAPALLGSVLATSLAIIISGPVAFLTAFLVTEFPNSIFSKAFEVVVRSFSGIPSLIVSMFVYSVVVVRMGTQSLLAGSLSLAIVVLPYTYVYFTSAMRSVPETVREAAMSLGMSRFQALRHVYVGVSRKYILTGVLMSCVRAFGDTAPLLFTMGFLMNSVFAGLLQPSNSLPVLIFAYALSPYEVFHRVAWGATLLLIVIYLTLFSLTRGLLRGVRL from the coding sequence ATGTCTAGAAACCTCCTCGCAAGGAAGTTAAAGAATTACTTGATGACGTCCCTGACGCTCCTGACTTCAGCGCTGGCGGTAATCCCGCTAGCCTCCATACTTCACGCAGCGATAGTTGAGGGCGGCAGAACCCTCCTTGAGGCAGGGGTGAATTTCCTCATGGAGCTACCCCCCACGCCTTTAAGCTCTAGCGTGGGCGGTGTAGCGCCCGCCCTCCTGGGTTCCGTGCTTGCAACATCCTTAGCCATCATCATTTCAGGCCCTGTAGCCTTCCTGACGGCGTTCCTAGTGACCGAGTTCCCGAACAGCATCTTCAGCAAGGCCTTCGAGGTGGTCGTGAGGTCTTTCTCCGGAATACCCTCACTCATAGTGTCTATGTTCGTCTACTCCGTCGTCGTTGTTCGGATGGGTACCCAATCGCTCCTCGCGGGGTCCCTCTCACTGGCTATAGTCGTCCTACCATACACCTACGTGTACTTCACATCCGCCATGAGGTCTGTGCCTGAGACCGTGCGTGAGGCGGCCATGTCTCTAGGTATGAGCAGGTTTCAGGCTTTGAGGCACGTCTACGTGGGTGTCTCCAGGAAGTACATACTCACGGGAGTCCTGATGTCATGCGTAAGAGCCTTCGGTGACACGGCGCCGCTCCTATTCACCATGGGCTTCCTGATGAACTCCGTGTTTGCGGGGCTTCTCCAACCAAGTAATTCCCTGCCGGTCCTGATATTCGCTTACGCCCTCTCACCATATGAGGTCTTTCACAGAGTTGCCTGGGGGGCTACCCTCCTCCTCATAGTCATATACTTAACCCTCTTCTCGCTTACGAGAGGTCTGCTCAGAGGCGTTAGACTATGA
- a CDS encoding phosphate ABC transporter ATP-binding protein gives MNPYAIEVSNLKVRIKGVEVLRDVNLRVRRNTILVIMGPSGSGKSTLLRTLNRLTDFIDGVEVRGSIKVLGRDTSAINPYELRRRVVLVSQEPNPFPHLTIFDNVALPARLNGVVKSKRELNELVEWALRKVMLWDEVKNRLKDYPHSLSGGQRQRLCLARALAARPDVLLLDEPTANIDPSNTFMIEESLRELREELTVVMVTHMPHQAVRVADHVALLYDGVIVEEGPARDVFVNPKNEVTNKFLRGVI, from the coding sequence ATGAATCCATACGCCATAGAGGTGAGTAATCTTAAGGTTAGGATTAAGGGGGTTGAGGTACTGCGTGACGTAAACCTCAGGGTCCGCAGGAACACCATCCTAGTCATTATGGGGCCCAGCGGCTCGGGGAAGTCGACCTTGCTCAGAACGTTGAACAGGCTGACCGACTTCATCGACGGTGTTGAGGTGAGGGGTTCTATAAAGGTGTTGGGTCGTGACACGTCCGCGATTAACCCGTACGAACTAAGGAGGAGGGTCGTCCTAGTCTCTCAGGAGCCGAACCCGTTCCCACATCTAACGATCTTCGATAACGTAGCCCTCCCCGCCAGGCTCAACGGCGTCGTGAAGAGTAAGCGGGAACTCAACGAGCTCGTTGAGTGGGCATTAAGGAAGGTCATGCTGTGGGATGAGGTGAAGAACAGGCTTAAAGACTACCCGCACTCCTTAAGTGGGGGTCAGAGACAGAGGCTCTGTCTGGCTAGGGCGTTGGCCGCCAGACCTGATGTGCTGTTGCTTGACGAGCCTACAGCTAATATAGACCCGTCAAACACTTTCATGATAGAGGAGTCGTTGAGGGAGTTGAGGGAGGAGCTGACCGTAGTTATGGTGACCCACATGCCTCATCAGGCAGTGAGGGTCGCTGACCACGTAGCCCTACTCTACGACGGCGTCATAGTTGAGGAAGGACCTGCCAGGGATGTTTTCGTGAATCCTAAGAATGAGGTGACGAATAAATTCTTGAGGGGTGTAATCTGA
- a CDS encoding PhoU domain-containing protein, whose translation MSESSLRDLKRIESKLRDVYLITSKILSKTKDLTEVKSGEARERLAEEIGEDVTLLDMLKREITEALLVYAIRYQPLGRDFRRVHAFLDALYDVYRISRYCREITLVDRYVRRLSDESLGDVRGLLELASRAYENAYNALFEDCKSCFEQVQEIDNVVDNLYLSYLKEIGGKETLPNPAVARILILRHVERIVDHAVRIASYHG comes from the coding sequence ATGAGCGAGTCAAGTCTAAGGGACCTCAAAAGGATAGAGAGTAAGTTGAGGGATGTCTACCTAATAACCTCTAAGATTCTCAGTAAAACCAAGGACCTGACCGAGGTTAAGAGCGGTGAAGCGCGTGAGAGACTCGCTGAGGAGATAGGGGAGGACGTCACGTTGCTTGACATGCTAAAGAGGGAGATCACCGAAGCTTTGCTGGTCTACGCCATCAGGTATCAGCCGCTAGGGAGGGATTTCAGGAGGGTTCACGCATTCCTCGACGCGCTCTACGACGTATACAGAATAAGCAGGTACTGCAGGGAGATAACCCTCGTCGATAGGTATGTGAGAAGACTCAGCGACGAGTCCTTAGGAGATGTGAGGGGGTTGCTGGAGCTGGCTAGCAGAGCGTATGAGAACGCCTACAACGCGTTGTTCGAGGACTGTAAGTCATGTTTCGAGCAAGTTCAGGAGATAGACAACGTAGTGGATAACCTGTATCTAAGTTATCTTAAGGAGATAGGAGGTAAGGAAACACTGCCGAACCCTGCGGTAGCTAGGATATTGATCTTAAGACATGTCGAGAGGATTGTCGATCATGCGGTAAGAATTGCTTCCTACCATGGTTGA
- a CDS encoding DEAD/DEAH box helicase, with amino-acid sequence MSSEELVVRHRGWLSESEFKRLLDVAEYLGREGDELAFRISKHKVVSKRLSLDEVLGILDEVGVGYDAEFVEKLKRFFNRSRGSVTLVFSGGKVRAAFERYLGDVYQTHLKEVLRYDRLSKSFYTHPIRYHELKKILTGLGFGLNDLTGFKDSLPLPTKVGFKGSLREYQSEALNAWLNNSGRGIIALPTGSGKTHIGVAALSRVGEATLIITYTKEQLMQWEKFLTSLTDMPQSLIGRYYSREKRILPITLATYQTAFKYIEKLAPHFNMLIIDEVHHLPAEKFKHIAVTSPAKYRLGLSATPYREDGKHVELFPLMGGVVYYKTAQELAEKGFLAKFRIQTIKVELKSDEKKEYVRLRKAFRELAGGLDFKTLVELAKRGNFKAARALEVHSEMVKVLSMSRSKIETVKEIVERELSEGKKIIIFAHYVALAEEIAKETGAYLLTGELEEGRRRAILDQFRKVGGGALVVTTVGDEGLDIPDASVGILVAGTGSRRQFIQRLGRLLRPQPGKEAVLYEIVVKGSSEELQARRRKTMSLDDLAGVEDGPDKNL; translated from the coding sequence GTGAGTTCTGAGGAGCTTGTTGTGAGGCATAGAGGCTGGTTGAGCGAGTCCGAGTTCAAGAGACTTCTCGATGTGGCTGAATACCTTGGTAGGGAGGGCGACGAGCTAGCATTCAGAATCTCTAAACATAAGGTAGTGAGTAAGAGGTTGAGCTTGGACGAAGTCCTCGGCATCCTCGATGAGGTCGGCGTGGGCTACGACGCTGAGTTCGTCGAGAAGCTCAAGAGGTTTTTCAACAGGTCCAGGGGATCGGTGACTCTAGTATTCAGCGGTGGCAAGGTGAGGGCCGCGTTCGAGAGGTATTTGGGCGACGTCTACCAGACACACCTGAAGGAGGTGCTCAGGTATGATAGGCTAAGCAAGTCTTTCTACACACATCCTATCAGGTATCACGAGCTGAAGAAAATACTGACGGGCCTGGGCTTCGGCCTCAACGATCTGACGGGCTTCAAGGACTCACTCCCCCTGCCCACCAAGGTGGGGTTTAAGGGGTCCCTCAGGGAGTATCAGTCGGAGGCCCTCAACGCCTGGCTGAACAACTCCGGACGCGGGATAATAGCACTGCCAACGGGGTCGGGCAAGACTCACATAGGGGTGGCCGCCCTGTCGAGGGTTGGTGAGGCAACCCTGATAATAACGTACACCAAAGAGCAGCTGATGCAGTGGGAGAAATTCCTCACGAGCCTCACGGACATGCCCCAGTCGCTGATAGGGCGGTACTACAGCAGGGAGAAGAGAATCCTCCCGATCACGTTAGCCACCTACCAGACAGCCTTCAAGTACATAGAGAAGCTGGCGCCGCACTTCAACATGCTGATAATAGATGAGGTTCACCACCTGCCGGCGGAGAAGTTCAAACACATAGCGGTCACGTCCCCGGCCAAGTATAGGCTCGGCCTCTCAGCAACGCCGTACAGGGAGGATGGAAAGCATGTGGAGCTCTTCCCGCTCATGGGCGGCGTCGTCTACTACAAGACCGCTCAAGAGCTGGCTGAGAAGGGGTTCCTGGCTAAGTTCAGGATCCAGACCATAAAGGTTGAGTTAAAGAGTGATGAGAAGAAGGAGTACGTACGTCTGAGGAAGGCCTTCCGCGAGCTAGCCGGGGGTCTGGACTTCAAGACCTTGGTTGAGCTGGCTAAGAGAGGCAACTTCAAAGCGGCTAGAGCGCTGGAGGTACACAGTGAGATGGTTAAGGTGCTCTCCATGAGCAGGTCTAAGATAGAGACGGTTAAGGAGATCGTGGAGCGTGAGCTGAGTGAGGGGAAGAAAATAATTATATTCGCGCATTACGTGGCTCTAGCGGAGGAGATAGCTAAGGAGACTGGGGCCTACCTGCTGACCGGCGAGCTGGAGGAGGGTAGAAGGCGGGCGATACTTGATCAATTCAGGAAGGTGGGTGGCGGCGCCCTGGTCGTCACTACGGTGGGCGACGAGGGTCTAGACATACCGGACGCTTCCGTGGGCATCCTGGTTGCCGGCACCGGTTCGAGGAGGCAGTTCATACAGAGGTTGGGGAGGCTCCTGAGGCCCCAGCCAGGCAAGGAGGCAGTGCTGTACGAGATAGTGGTTAAGGGGAGTAGTGAGGAGCTTCAAGCCAGGAGGAGGAAGACCATGAGCCTCGACGACCTAGCAGGTGTAGAGGACGGCCCTGATAAGAATCTCTAG
- the albA gene encoding DNA-binding protein Alba, which yields MSQGPMSSNVVLVGKKPVMNYVLATLTLLNQGVPEIIVKARGRAIGKAVDTVEIVRNRFLPDKVLVRDIRIGSQVVTSAEGRQSRVSTIEIVISKKD from the coding sequence ATGTCTCAAGGACCTATGTCAAGCAACGTAGTCTTGGTGGGTAAGAAGCCGGTAATGAATTACGTGCTGGCGACGTTAACCCTGCTCAACCAGGGAGTTCCGGAGATAATAGTGAAGGCCAGAGGCAGGGCTATAGGTAAGGCTGTCGACACGGTCGAGATCGTGAGGAACAGGTTCCTGCCCGACAAAGTCTTAGTGAGGGACATAAGGATAGGCAGCCAGGTAGTCACCAGCGCTGAAGGCAGGCAGTCAAGAGTCTCTACAATAGAGATCGTAATATCTAAGAAGGACTAA
- a CDS encoding dihydropteroate synthase-like protein yields MLLATSKVARPMLEEVLKEVSSLVEPRIFELSVPVASMATTGLISEELGRLRSELGSYDLVIIPGLSMGSAREVEKAVGVKAVKGPRYLGDLPEMIRLLSRGFEFSPDVPADNIIQESLTNYYSSRIGHVIRSREALFTVKNVKFAMDPPPLNLLYEHMVGGNDSVAALSRKLERLKLLGYEGVVVGCGVTCEHLDSVRRSLALVRDQDLLAGIDLIYEAVHQSGLKDLLDSSDLILNVSGRSLDTVVKYLRSDQVVVVIPAGADEGVRPSRDVGGVIETLEALGIRNVIIDIVTKPPMLGFTESLLEIREVKKELKRPILFSPANVYELIDADSPGVIALLTSMGFELGASSLLVTESSVKTRNAALEVSVSRELVYRSYIKKSPPVNQGVDLLIVKDKRDLNVQPPQVSEGLTREVSEVTSLSPDPLYYLKVYVDRERELIVVDVYERSSNSLLRRYVGRGALDVGRALTREWGVSMEHALYLGYELCKAETALKLGKSYVQDEELFKIPYPPLDAGRRYPYKDT; encoded by the coding sequence GTGTTGCTAGCGACCTCCAAGGTCGCCAGACCCATGCTTGAGGAGGTGCTTAAGGAGGTCTCGAGCCTGGTTGAGCCCCGCATATTCGAGCTGAGCGTGCCCGTAGCCTCTATGGCTACAACCGGACTCATATCTGAGGAGCTGGGGAGGCTACGTAGCGAGCTTGGAAGCTACGACCTAGTTATAATCCCGGGCTTAAGCATGGGATCAGCCAGAGAGGTTGAGAAGGCCGTGGGGGTGAAGGCGGTTAAGGGGCCTAGGTACCTCGGCGACCTCCCGGAGATGATTAGACTGCTTAGCCGGGGGTTCGAGTTCAGTCCGGACGTCCCCGCCGATAACATTATCCAGGAATCCCTCACCAACTACTACTCCAGCAGGATAGGCCACGTAATACGTAGTAGGGAGGCCCTGTTCACCGTGAAGAACGTCAAGTTCGCCATGGATCCGCCACCCCTAAACCTCCTCTACGAACACATGGTTGGCGGCAACGACTCCGTGGCGGCGTTGTCAAGGAAGCTTGAACGGCTGAAGCTACTTGGGTATGAGGGTGTGGTTGTGGGTTGTGGGGTGACGTGTGAGCATCTGGACTCAGTGCGGAGGTCCTTAGCTTTAGTTAGGGATCAGGACCTCCTAGCCGGGATTGATTTGATCTACGAGGCAGTGCATCAAAGCGGTCTTAAGGACTTGCTTGACTCAAGTGATTTGATACTCAACGTCTCAGGCAGGAGTTTAGACACGGTCGTCAAGTACTTGAGAAGCGATCAGGTAGTGGTGGTCATACCGGCCGGGGCCGACGAGGGGGTGAGGCCGAGCAGGGACGTCGGCGGAGTTATCGAAACCCTTGAGGCGCTTGGGATCAGGAATGTGATAATCGATATAGTGACCAAGCCCCCCATGCTCGGCTTCACTGAGAGCCTCCTTGAAATACGTGAGGTCAAGAAAGAACTCAAACGCCCGATACTCTTCAGCCCCGCTAACGTGTACGAACTGATAGACGCTGACTCCCCGGGGGTCATAGCCCTCCTCACAAGCATGGGGTTCGAGTTAGGGGCCTCCTCATTGCTGGTGACCGAGTCGAGCGTTAAGACACGTAACGCCGCGCTTGAGGTGTCGGTCAGCAGGGAGCTGGTTTACAGGTCCTACATAAAGAAGTCCCCTCCAGTGAATCAGGGTGTGGACCTCCTGATAGTGAAGGATAAGAGGGACCTCAACGTGCAACCACCTCAAGTCAGTGAAGGTTTAACGCGTGAAGTCAGTGAGGTAACGTCCCTCAGTCCGGACCCGCTTTACTACCTGAAGGTGTACGTCGACAGAGAGCGTGAGCTCATAGTCGTGGATGTGTATGAGAGGAGTAGTAACAGCCTCCTCAGAAGGTACGTAGGTAGGGGGGCCCTTGACGTGGGCAGGGCCTTGACGAGGGAGTGGGGCGTAAGCATGGAGCACGCCCTCTACCTCGGGTACGAGCTGTGCAAGGCTGAGACGGCGTTGAAGCTGGGTAAGTCCTACGTCCAGGATGAGGAGTTGTTTAAGATCCCGTACCCCCCACTCGACGCCGGTAGGCGTTATCCTTATAAAGACACTTGA
- a CDS encoding MGMT family protein: protein MKLLCVDEDLEGGVSAHISRECFREAVKILLTIIPSGRVVSYSRLARVLKSHPRSVANVLRGNDEPILVPCHRVVHEDGRLGGYTLNGRSSPRFKERLLLLEGVTITGGRVGAEHFIKLLE, encoded by the coding sequence TTGAAACTGTTGTGTGTTGATGAAGATCTTGAAGGGGGTGTGAGCGCGCATATCTCCCGAGAATGTTTTAGAGAGGCGGTCAAAATACTGCTCACGATAATTCCGTCAGGGAGGGTGGTGAGCTACTCACGCCTAGCCAGGGTCCTCAAATCACATCCGAGGAGCGTGGCTAACGTCCTCAGAGGCAATGACGAGCCTATATTGGTTCCATGCCACAGGGTGGTGCACGAAGACGGGCGCTTGGGTGGCTACACGCTTAACGGCAGATCGAGCCCGAGGTTCAAGGAGAGGCTCTTGCTTTTGGAGGGCGTCACCATCACCGGCGGTAGGGTGGGTGCGGAGCACTTCATTAAGTTGCTCGAGTGA